A single genomic interval of Camelina sativa cultivar DH55 chromosome 11, Cs, whole genome shotgun sequence harbors:
- the LOC104726562 gene encoding probable NOT transcription complex subunit VIP2 isoform X2 — translation MSNLHSSLNGSASNLPDGSGRSFAASYSGQSGAPSPSFHHTGNLQGLHNIHGSYNVGNMQGTLTSRNSSMNSIPSPGVQQPNGSFSSGRFASNNLPVNLSQLSHGSSHGHAGIPNRGGLNVVGNPGFNSNANGVGGSIPGILSTSAGLSSRNSVPGMGISQLLGNSGPRITNSMGNMVGGGNLGRNISSGGLSIPGLSSRLNLAANSGSGINVQGQNRMLGGVLPQGSQVMSMLGNSYHTGGGPLSQNHVQSVNNMMLSDHSNDSSLFDINNDFPQLTSRPGSAGGTQGQLGSLRKQGLGVPLAQQNQEFSIQNEDFPALPGYKGGNSDYPMDLHQKEQLHDNAMSMMHSQNFSMGRSGGFNLGATYSSHRPQQQPQHTSSGLGLRPLSSPNAVSSIGYDQLIQQYQQHQNQSQFPVQQMSSINQFRDSEMKSGQSEADPFCLLGLLDVLNRSNPELTSLALGIDLTTLGLDLNSTGNLYKTFASPWTNEPAKSEVEFTVPNCYYATPPPPLTRASFKRFSYELLFYTFYSMPKDEAQLFAADELYERGWFYHKELRLWFFRVGEPLVRAATYERGTYEYLDPSSFKTIRKEHFVVKYELMEKRPSLLQH, via the exons ATGTCGAATCTTCAT TCATCTCTCAATGGTTCTGCTTCGAATTTACCAGATGGATCAGGCAGATCTTTTGCTGCTTCTTATTCTGGACAGTCTGGTGCACCGTCTCCCTCTTTTCATCATACCG gAAATCTTCAGGGACTTCATAATATTCATGGGAGCTATAATGTCGGGAACATGCAAGGTACACTTACATCAAGAAACTCAAGTATGAATAGTATACCATCTCCTGGGGTTCAACAACCTAACGGGAGTTTTTCCAGTGGACGATTTGCTTCAAACAATCTACCTGTTAATCTCTCCCAG TTGTCTCATGGTAGCTCACATGGGCATGCGGGAATCCCAAATAGAGGAGGTCTTAATGTTGTTGGCAACCCTGGATTCAATAGTAACGCAAATGGAGTTGGTGGTTCTATTCCTGGAATTCTCTCTACATCTGCAGGACTCAGTAGTCGTAATAGTGTTCCAGGGATGGGAATATCCCAATTGTTGGGAAATTCCGGTCCTCGGATAACAAATTCAATGGGTAACATGGTTGGTGGAGGTAACTTGGGGAGGAATATTAGCTCTGGTGGATTGTCTATTCCTGGTCTGTCTTCACGACTAAATTTGGCAGCAAATAGTGGATCAGGAATAAATGTTCAGGGACAGAACCGAATGCTGGGTGGAGTACTTCCTCAAG GATCTCAGGTCATGTCTATGCTGGGGAACTCCTATCATACTGGTGGTGGCCCACTTTCTCAGAACCATGTTCAGTCAGTTAACAATATGATGCTCAGTGATCACTCTAACGACAGCTCTCTTTTTGACATCAACAACGATTTTCCTCAGCTCACAAGTCGTCCTGGATCTGCTGGTGGTACTCAAGGACAACTAG GTTCATTGAGGAAACAAGGTTTAGGAGTCCCACTTGCCCAACAAAACCAAGAGTTCAGCATTCAAAATGAAGACTTTCCTGCCTTACCTGGATATAAAG GTGGTAATTCTGATTATCCTATGGATTTGCATCAGAAAGAGCAACTCCATGACAATGCTATGTCAATGATGCACTCTCAAAACTTTTCT ATGGGTAGATCTGGTGGTTTCAACTTGGGGGCAACATATTCATCACATCgtccacaacaacaaccacaacataCTTCATCC GGTCTTGGTCTTAGACCTCTAAGCTCTCCCAATGCAGTTTCCAGTATTGGTTATGACCAGCTTATTCAGCAGTATCAGCAGCATCAAAATCAATCCCAGTTTCCTGTGCAACAGATGTCATCAATCAACCAATTTAGAGATTCTGAGATGAAATCGGGACAGTCAGAGGCAGATCCTTTTTGCTTGCTTGGCTTGTTAGATGTACTAAACAGGAGCAACCCTGAATTGACCTCACTTGCTCTTGGCATAGACTTGACGACGCTAGGCTTAGATTTGAATTCTACGGGAAATCTCTACAAGACATTTGCGTCCCCTTGGACCAATGAACCGGCAAAGAGCGAGGTCGAGTTCACAGTACCAAATTGTTACTACGCCACACCACCCCCACCGTTAACT CGAGCAAGTTTCAAAAGGTTCTCCTATGAGTTATTGTTCTACACATTTTACAG TATGCCAAAAGATGAAGCACAGCTATTCGCAGCGGATGAACT TTATGAAAGAGGTTGGTTTTACCACAAGGAACTCAGATTATGGTTCTTCAGAGTTGGGGAACCTTTAGTCAGGGCAGCTACATATGAAAGGGGAACATACGAATACCTCGATCCAAGTTCGTTCAAAACAATCCGAAAG GAACATTTTGTTGTCAAGTACGAGCTCATGGAAAAGAGACCAAGCTTGCTGCAGCATTGA
- the LOC104726562 gene encoding probable NOT transcription complex subunit VIP2 isoform X1, translating to MSNLHSSLNGSASNLPDGSGRSFAASYSGQSGAPSPSFHHTGNLQGLHNIHGSYNVGNMQGTLTSRNSSMNSIPSPGVQQPNGSFSSGRFASNNLPVNLSQLSHGSSHGHAGIPNRGGLNVVGNPGFNSNANGVGGSIPGILSTSAGLSSRNSVPGMGISQLLGNSGPRITNSMGNMVGGGNLGRNISSGGLSIPGLSSRLNLAANSGSGINVQGQNRMLGGVLPQGSQVMSMLGNSYHTGGGPLSQNHVQSVNNMMLSDHSNDSSLFDINNDFPQLTSRPGSAGGTQGQLGSLRKQGLGVPLAQQNQEFSIQNEDFPALPGYKGGNSDYPMDLHQKEQLHDNAMSMMHSQNFSMGRSGGFNLGATYSSHRPQQQPQHTSSTGGLQGLGLRPLSSPNAVSSIGYDQLIQQYQQHQNQSQFPVQQMSSINQFRDSEMKSGQSEADPFCLLGLLDVLNRSNPELTSLALGIDLTTLGLDLNSTGNLYKTFASPWTNEPAKSEVEFTVPNCYYATPPPPLTRASFKRFSYELLFYTFYSMPKDEAQLFAADELYERGWFYHKELRLWFFRVGEPLVRAATYERGTYEYLDPSSFKTIRKEHFVVKYELMEKRPSLLQH from the exons ATGTCGAATCTTCAT TCATCTCTCAATGGTTCTGCTTCGAATTTACCAGATGGATCAGGCAGATCTTTTGCTGCTTCTTATTCTGGACAGTCTGGTGCACCGTCTCCCTCTTTTCATCATACCG gAAATCTTCAGGGACTTCATAATATTCATGGGAGCTATAATGTCGGGAACATGCAAGGTACACTTACATCAAGAAACTCAAGTATGAATAGTATACCATCTCCTGGGGTTCAACAACCTAACGGGAGTTTTTCCAGTGGACGATTTGCTTCAAACAATCTACCTGTTAATCTCTCCCAG TTGTCTCATGGTAGCTCACATGGGCATGCGGGAATCCCAAATAGAGGAGGTCTTAATGTTGTTGGCAACCCTGGATTCAATAGTAACGCAAATGGAGTTGGTGGTTCTATTCCTGGAATTCTCTCTACATCTGCAGGACTCAGTAGTCGTAATAGTGTTCCAGGGATGGGAATATCCCAATTGTTGGGAAATTCCGGTCCTCGGATAACAAATTCAATGGGTAACATGGTTGGTGGAGGTAACTTGGGGAGGAATATTAGCTCTGGTGGATTGTCTATTCCTGGTCTGTCTTCACGACTAAATTTGGCAGCAAATAGTGGATCAGGAATAAATGTTCAGGGACAGAACCGAATGCTGGGTGGAGTACTTCCTCAAG GATCTCAGGTCATGTCTATGCTGGGGAACTCCTATCATACTGGTGGTGGCCCACTTTCTCAGAACCATGTTCAGTCAGTTAACAATATGATGCTCAGTGATCACTCTAACGACAGCTCTCTTTTTGACATCAACAACGATTTTCCTCAGCTCACAAGTCGTCCTGGATCTGCTGGTGGTACTCAAGGACAACTAG GTTCATTGAGGAAACAAGGTTTAGGAGTCCCACTTGCCCAACAAAACCAAGAGTTCAGCATTCAAAATGAAGACTTTCCTGCCTTACCTGGATATAAAG GTGGTAATTCTGATTATCCTATGGATTTGCATCAGAAAGAGCAACTCCATGACAATGCTATGTCAATGATGCACTCTCAAAACTTTTCT ATGGGTAGATCTGGTGGTTTCAACTTGGGGGCAACATATTCATCACATCgtccacaacaacaaccacaacataCTTCATCC ACTGGTGGGTTACAGGGTCTTGGTCTTAGACCTCTAAGCTCTCCCAATGCAGTTTCCAGTATTGGTTATGACCAGCTTATTCAGCAGTATCAGCAGCATCAAAATCAATCCCAGTTTCCTGTGCAACAGATGTCATCAATCAACCAATTTAGAGATTCTGAGATGAAATCGGGACAGTCAGAGGCAGATCCTTTTTGCTTGCTTGGCTTGTTAGATGTACTAAACAGGAGCAACCCTGAATTGACCTCACTTGCTCTTGGCATAGACTTGACGACGCTAGGCTTAGATTTGAATTCTACGGGAAATCTCTACAAGACATTTGCGTCCCCTTGGACCAATGAACCGGCAAAGAGCGAGGTCGAGTTCACAGTACCAAATTGTTACTACGCCACACCACCCCCACCGTTAACT CGAGCAAGTTTCAAAAGGTTCTCCTATGAGTTATTGTTCTACACATTTTACAG TATGCCAAAAGATGAAGCACAGCTATTCGCAGCGGATGAACT TTATGAAAGAGGTTGGTTTTACCACAAGGAACTCAGATTATGGTTCTTCAGAGTTGGGGAACCTTTAGTCAGGGCAGCTACATATGAAAGGGGAACATACGAATACCTCGATCCAAGTTCGTTCAAAACAATCCGAAAG GAACATTTTGTTGTCAAGTACGAGCTCATGGAAAAGAGACCAAGCTTGCTGCAGCATTGA
- the LOC104726561 gene encoding probable NOT transcription complex subunit VIP2, with the protein MSSINQFRDSEMKSGQSEADPFCLLGLLDVLNRSNPELTSLALGIDLTTLGLDLNSTGNLYKTFASPWTNEPAKSEVEFTVPNCYYATPPPPLTRASFKRFSYELLFYTFYSMPKDEAQLFAADELYERGWFYHKELRLWFFRVGEPLVRAATYERGTYEYLDPSSFKTIRKEHFVVKYELMEKRPSLLQH; encoded by the exons ATGTCATCAATCAACCAATTTAGAGATTCTGAGATGAAATCGGGACAGTCAGAGGCAGATCCTTTTTGCTTGCTTGGCTTGTTAGATGTGCTAAACAGGAGCAACCCTGAATTGACCTCACTTGCTCTTGGCATAGACTTGACGACGCTAGGCTTAGATTTGAATTCAACGGGAAATCTCTACAAGACATTTGCGTCCCCTTGGACCAATGAACCGGCAAAGAGCGAGGTCGAGTTCACAGTACCAAATTGTTACTACGCCACACCACCCCCACCGTTAACT CGAGCAAGTTTCAAAAGGTTCTCCTATGAGTTATTGTTCTACACATTTTACAG TATGCCAAAAGATGAAGCACAGCTATTCGCAGCGGATGAACT TTATGAAAGAGGTTGGTTTTACCACAAGGAACTCAGATTATGGTTCTTCAGAGTTGGGGAACCTTTAGTCAGGGCAGCTACATATGAAAGGGGAACATACGAATACCTCGATCCAAGTTCGTTCAAAACAATCCGAAAG GAACATTTTGTTGTCAAGTACGAGCTCATGGAAAAGAGACCAAGCTTGCTGCAGCATTGA
- the LOC104726563 gene encoding 18.1 kDa class I heat shock protein, which produces MSLIPSIFGGRRTNVFDPFSQDLWDPFEGLFTPSSTLANAASARDVAAFTNARVDWKETPEAHVFKADLPGLKKEEVKVEVEDKNVLQISGERSKENEEKNDTWHRVERASGKFMRRFRLPENAKMEEVKATMENGVLTVMVPKAPEKKPQVKSIDISG; this is translated from the coding sequence ATGTCTCTAATCCCAAGCATTTTCGGAGGACGTAGAACAAACGTCTTCGATCCGTTCTCGCAAGACTTATGGGATCCATTCGAAGGACTCTTCACACCATCTTCTACGTTAGCAAACGCTGCATCCGCTCGGGACGTGGCAGCGTTTACAAACGCTAGAGTGGACTGGAAGGAAACTCCGGAGGCACATGTGTTCAAAGCGGATTTGCCGGGACTGAAGAAGGAAGAGGTGAAGGTTGAGGTTGAAGACAAGAACGTTCTTCAGATCAGCGGAGAGAGGAGCAAGGAGAACGAAGAGAAGAACGACACGTGGCACCGTGTGGAGAGGGCTAGTGGGAAGTTTATGAGGAGGTTTAGGTTGCCGGAGAATGCAAAGATGGAAGAAGTGAAGGCGACAATGGAGAACGGTGTGCTTACGGTTATGGTTCCGAAAGCTCCCGAGAAGAAGCCTCAAGTCAAGTCGATTGATATCTCCGGCTAA
- the LOC104726564 gene encoding exocyst complex component EXO70B1-like produces the protein MGKHLFRSSPPPEKQTAHLTLAESAVQECMSSINAVISKWTTPTPSSTSSSEDEFLFSTNSRREAEEFVEAVRHLQSTMHRLVSVSPSSDKLIYAQNLMQSAMKLLESEFYRVLKANREYLDPECVSVRSCKSSRFTTSTTVSVSDSEDESTSYEETTEEEHRFSGGDADAMDDLKMIADCMISTGYAKECVRVYKTVRRSIVDETLYNLGMERLTLHQIQKMEWEVLESKIRTWLKAVKLAVRSLFFGERILADHVFSSSGPIVESSFTEITQEGALILFTFPEYAAKIKKLTPEKMFRFLDMYEALANLFVEIESIFYFESGAPVRSQVINSLARLGDAARSMMNDFESAIQKETSKTTVVGGGVHPLTRYVMNYLSFLADYDESIAAIFENWQPTVAVPLPDSLYISGGDEAHPADLYSSPVSVRIAWVILLTLCKIDGKAQPYKDVALAYLFLANNLQYVVVKVRSSNLKLLLGDDWVVKHEAKVKLYADKFEKLAWGKVLDLVPENPKEEMSPEEAKELVGRFNDEFETSYRKQTSWVIPDPKLRDQIKISVSQKLTLGCNEFHRLNRSGLVGANEALLRYTPEDIGNYLSDLYFGSRGGSGSVSTKGSGSGSGSGTGSSTTGISRGGGRSSH, from the coding sequence atgGGGAAACACTTATTCCGATCATCACCACCGCCTGAGAAACAAACAGCTCATCTCACCCTAGCCGAATCAGCTGTGCAAGAGTGTATGAGCAGCATCAACGCCGTCATATCAAAATGGACTACTCCTACTCCTTCTTCCACCTCCTCATCCGAAGACGAGTTCCTCTTCTCAACCAACAGCCGTCGTGAAGCAGAGGAGTTCGTTGAAGCCGTTAGACATTTACAGAGCACGATGCACCGTTTGGTTTCCGTTAGCCCTTCCTCCGATAAGCTAATCTACGCTCAGAACCTGATGCAATCTGCTATGAAGCTTCTCGAATCAGAGTTCTACCGTGTCTTGAAAGCAAACCGCGAGTACCTAGACCCTGAATGCGTCTCCGTCCGTTCTTGCAAATCTTCAAGATTCACCACTTCGACTACGGTCAGTGTCTCTGACTCAGAAGACGAAAGCACTAGTTACGAAGAAACGACAGAGGAAGAGCATAGATTCTCCGGCGGTGATGCTGACGCAATGGATGATCTCAAGATGATTGCTGATTGTATGATCTCAACCGGCTACGCTAAAGAATGCGTTAGGGTTTACAAAACAGTACGTAGATCGATCGTTGATGAGACTCTGTATAACCTAGGGATGGAGAGGCTCACTCTCCATCAGATTCAGAAGATGGAATGGGAGGTTCTTGAATCCAAGATCAGGACTTGGTTAAAAGCTGTCAAGTTAGCTGTTCGGTCTCTCTTCTTCGGTGAGAGGATCTTAGCTGATCACGTCTTCTCATCCTCTGGTCCGATCGTTGAGTCTTCCTTCACTGAGATCACTCAGGAAGGAGCTTTGATTCTCTTCACATTCCCAGAGTACGCTGCGAAGATCAAGAAACTAACTCCGGAGAAGATGTTTAGGTTTCTTGATATGTACGAAGCTCTCGCAAACCTCTTCGTTGAGATCGAGTCCATCTTTTACTTCGAGTCAGGCGCGCCGGTTAGATCTCAGGTGATCAACTCGTTGGCTAGACTCGGTGACGCGGCGAGGTCGATGATGAACGATTTCGAATCCGCGATTCAGAAAGAGACCTCGAAAACTACGGTCGTCGGCGGCGGTGTTCATCCTCTGACTCGTTACGTCATGAACTACCTCTCTTTCCTCGCCGACTACGACGAGTCAATCGCCGCGATTTTCGAAAACTGGCAGCCGACGGTGGCGGTTCCGTTGCCGGATTCTTTATACATCAGCGGCGGAGATGAAGCTCATCCGGCGGATTTGTACTCTTCTCCGGTGTCAGTGCGGATCGCGTGGGTGATTCTGCTCACGCTTTGTAAAATCGACGGTAAAGCTCAGCCGTACAAGGACGTCGCTCTGGCTTATCTCTTCCTCGCGAACAATCTCCAATACGTCGTCGTTAAAGTCCGGTCGTCGAATCTGAAGCTTCTTCTCGGAGACGATTGGGTGGTGAAGCACGAGGCGAAGGTGAAGCTGTACGCCGACAAGTTCGAGAAGCTGGCGTGGGGGAAAGTGCTTGATTTGGTACCGGAGAATCCCAAGGAGGAGATGTCGCCGGAGGAGGCTAAGGAACTGGTGGGTAGGTTTAACGATGAGTTCGAGACGTCGTACCGGAAACAGACTTCTTGGGTTATACCCGACCCGAAACTTAGGGACCAGATTAAAATCTCGGTTAGTCAGAAACTTACGCTGGGTTGTAACGAGTTTCACCGGTTGAACCGGTCCGGTTTGGTTGGTGCTAACGAGGCTCTTCTCAGATATACCCCTGAGGATATTGGGAATTACTTGTCGGATCTTTACTTTGGGTCTAGAGGAGGCTCAGGGAGTGTTTCGACTAAAGGATCCGGGTCTGGGTCTGGATCCGGAACCGGTTCGTCAACTACGGGTATATCTCGTGGTGGTGGACGTAGTAGtcattga
- the LOC104726565 gene encoding UDP-galactose/UDP-glucose transporter 5B-like has product MAEPESSLVNGAKENKLWKGVFAVSGIMSTLVIYGVLQEKIMRVPYGVNKEYFKHSLFLVFCNRLTTSAVSACALLASKKVLDPVAPVYKYCLISVTNILTTTCQYEALKYVSFPVQTLAKCAKMIPVMVWGTLIMHKKYKGFDYLVAFLVTLGCSVFILFPAGDDVSPYNKGRENTVWGVSLMAGYLGFDGFTSTFQDKLFKGYNMEIHNQIFYTTLCSCVLSFTGLILQGHLLPAIDFVSLHRDCLLDIALLSTVATASQFFISYTIRTFGALTFAAIMTTRQLASIMLSCVWFSHPLSWEQCIGSVIVFGSLYAKTLMNKNKKSQTTPPPPTELPQYQKAESSS; this is encoded by the exons ATGGCTGAGCCGGAATCATCATTAGTAAACGGAGCGAAGGAGAACAAATTATGGAAAGGTGTATTTGCTGTTTCCGGCATTATGTCTACTCTTGTAATCTATGGTGTTCTTCAG GAGAAGATAATGAGAGTTCCTTATGGAGTGAACAAGGAGTATTTTAAGcactctttgtttcttgttttttgcaATCGGCTCACTACTTCAGCTGTCTCTGCTTGTGCTTTACTG GCGAGCAAGAAAGTTTTGGATCCTGTAGCTCCGGTTTATAAATATTGCCTTATATCAGTGACTAACATCTTAACCACAACATGCCAATATGAG GCTCTTAAGTATGTGAGCTTCCCAGTCCAAACTCTTGCTAAATGTGCCAAAATGATACCAGTAATG GTATGGGGAACACTGATCATGCACAAGAAGTACAAGGGGTTTGACTATTTAGTGGCTTTCCTGGTGACCCTTGGCTGTTCTGTCTTTATTCTTTTTCCG GCAGGAGATGATGTAAGTCCGTACAATAAGGGAAGGGAAAATACTGTTTGGGGTGTTTCCCTTATGGCTGGTTATCTTGG GTTTGATGGCTTTACAAGCACATTCCAAGACAAACTTTTTAAGGGATACAATATGGAGATACATAACCAAATATTCTACACAACGCTTTGTTCTTGTGTTCTGAGTTTCACTG GACTCATATTGCAAGGGCATTTACTACCAGCtatagattttgtttctctGCATAGGGATTGTTTACTCGACATCGCTCTGCTTTCCACA GTTGCAACAGCAAGCCAGTTCTTCATATCTTACACAATTAGGACATTTGGTGCTCTAACATTCGCTGCAATCATGACGACGAGACAG CTTGCAAGCATCATGCTCTCATGCGTTTGGTTCTCTCATCCTCTTAGCTGGGAGCAGTGTATTGGATCG GTCATCGTTTTCGGGTCTTTGTACGCGAAAACCTTAatgaacaagaacaaaaaatcacaaacaacGCCACCACCGCCTACAGAGCTTCCTCAATACCAAAAGGCTGAGAGCTCTTCTTAA